One genomic segment of Amycolatopsis sp. Hca4 includes these proteins:
- a CDS encoding 2'-5' RNA ligase family protein: MPSPGTTALVILLPAAEPVLAAARRVDASLVRPGLPAHVTALYPFLPDASLTGPVLAEVRSLAAGIAPVDVRLAELVVAPGFVALAAPELQAVADAVCGRWPEVLPYGGRFGPRPAAHLTVAMGGSAETLERVAVEVRLLLPIEARAEALQLVALTERGWEPRLEAPFGG; the protein is encoded by the coding sequence GTGCCTTCGCCAGGAACCACCGCGCTCGTGATCCTCCTGCCCGCTGCCGAGCCGGTGCTGGCTGCGGCGCGGCGGGTCGATGCTTCCCTCGTCCGTCCCGGCTTGCCCGCCCACGTGACGGCGTTGTACCCGTTCCTGCCGGACGCGTCGCTGACCGGCCCGGTCCTGGCGGAGGTGCGCTCGCTGGCGGCCGGGATCGCGCCGGTGGACGTGCGGTTGGCGGAGCTGGTGGTGGCGCCGGGTTTCGTGGCCTTGGCGGCGCCGGAGCTGCAGGCGGTGGCCGATGCGGTCTGCGGCCGGTGGCCGGAGGTGCTGCCGTACGGCGGCCGGTTCGGGCCGCGACCGGCTGCGCACCTGACCGTCGCGATGGGCGGTTCGGCGGAAACGCTCGAGCGGGTCGCCGTCGAAGTGCGGCTGTTGCTGCCGATCGAAGCCCGCGCCGAAGCCCTGCAGCTGGTGGCGCTGACGGAGCGCGGCTGGGAACCGCGGCTGGAGGCACCGTTCGGCGGGTGA
- a CDS encoding XRE family transcriptional regulator, whose translation MSEERSFAERLAHLIATVHPPDRKPYSYREIAHGVAEQTGVTMSATHVQQLAVGARKDPKRSHIQALAQFFGVPVTYFFDDEVAGQVDQQVEDVLAWRDSEARNLAQRAMRLSPRDRETVTALLDQLSSYDETRQRTGRRRKPE comes from the coding sequence GTGAGCGAAGAGCGCAGTTTCGCCGAACGGCTGGCGCACCTGATCGCGACCGTGCACCCGCCGGACCGCAAGCCGTACTCCTACCGGGAGATCGCGCACGGCGTCGCCGAGCAGACCGGCGTCACGATGTCGGCCACGCACGTCCAGCAGCTCGCCGTCGGCGCGCGCAAGGACCCGAAGCGCTCGCACATCCAGGCGCTCGCCCAGTTCTTCGGCGTGCCGGTGACGTACTTCTTCGACGACGAGGTCGCCGGCCAGGTCGATCAGCAGGTCGAAGACGTCCTCGCCTGGCGGGACAGCGAGGCGCGGAACCTGGCGCAGCGAGCCATGCGGCTCTCGCCGCGTGATCGCGAAACCGTCACGGCCCTGCTGGACCAGCTCAGCAGCTACGACGAAACCCGGCAGCGCACCGGACGGCGGCGGAAGCCCGAGTGA